A window of Mastomys coucha isolate ucsf_1 unplaced genomic scaffold, UCSF_Mcou_1 pScaffold1, whole genome shotgun sequence genomic DNA:
tgttccaggacagccagggctatacagagaaacctgtctcaaaaaaccaaaccaaccaaccaaccaaccaaacaaacaaacaaacaaaaaaatggcttCTAACCAACCTGCCACCTCTATACTAAACTAAGTGAAGAGCATTGATTTGGTATTCCAACTGGCATCTTTTGGGATTCCACCCCTCATTGGCATGTGTTCTTTAGTGAGCACCAGAGTCGTCTGAGCCTGTTCAGACAGATTGCTGCACCTCACCTTCCCATGCAGGATGCAGTACAGGGTGTGGCCCGAAAGCTggaatttcttacatttttttagaACAGAGTCTCTTTATGtatccctagctggcctggaactcaaagaagTCTGCCCATCTCTGTCTTGTCAGTGCTGTCATTAAAGGCATATGCCCCCATACAAGGTGAAGTTTGAATTTCTAACCAAATCCCAGATGATGCCAATGATGGTCCAGAACcaaccacctttttttttttctctctctctctttttttttctttaagatttatttattatttatttactacaagtacgctgtagctgtctttagacacaccagaagaaggtgtcagatctcattaccggtggttgtgagccaccatgtggttgctgggatttgaactcatgacttttggaagagcaattggtgctcttacccactgagccatctcaccagccccgaccAACCACCTTTTGAAACTCACTGGCTCCTCAAAAAgtctagagtagtggttctcagcctatggATTGTGACCCCTGTAGGGGTtggatgaccctttcacaagagtcccgtatcagatatcctgcatatgaaGCATTTACCTTACAATTCGTAACAGTAACACATTTCGGTTATGAGGtgtcaatgaaaatgattttatggttgggggcggTGGTTACCACAACATTAgggactgtgttaaagggtcacacgcagcattagaaaggttgagaaccagtgttcTAGAGAGACTCCTGGCTATGTGGTTGCAGTTCTGCCTCAGTGATGGCTTTGCCAAGAGCTTAGAAGACAGGGATCTAGGCTATCCTCCTGGGTCCCAGCTACTCAAGTTCCAGCATAGCTGCCTTTGTTCAGACAATGCCTCGACCCCTGCTTAGTGGCATTCAGTTGTTCCTAGTATGGAGGCCAAGTTCCTTAGTTCAGATCTACAAATCTCAGTGTAGTCTAGAGCTCTCACTCTtcgtctctgtctcctcttcctgttctaggcttgcttgtttttcttttgtccctCATGCAGAGCATTTGCACATGCTATTGTTTTTGTCCATCCAATCATTAATGCTTGGCTTTTACTAGTACAAaggttactgtcttagtcagggtttctattcctgcacaaacatcatgaccaagaagcaagttggggaggaaagggtttattcagcttacttccacatggctggcgatcaccagaggaagtcaggactggaactcaagcaggtcaggaagcaggagctgatgcagaggccatggagggatgttccttactggcttgcttcccctggcttgctcagcctgatctcttacagaactcaagacttccagcccagggatggcactacccacaaggggccctacccccttgatcactaattgagaaaatgccccacagctggatctcatggaggcacttctccaactgaaggtcccttctctgtgataactccagcctgtgtcaagttgacacacaaaaccagccaatacagttACTTTCCTACTTGTTTTTGGCAATCCTcaagaaatttaatttaatttaatgttataATTTAATACACatgagccaagcatggtggttcaGGTTTATAATTCTCAGAGTCCATGAGGGAAGAtttcaaatttgaggccagcctggactacatagtgagtttgaggccagccaggactacatagtgagattttgACTCAACAACATATGGCTTTATTCGTTTCGTTATTATTTAGTTGGTGCCTTTTCTGCTATACTTATAGGTCCATAAAGGTAGAAACTTGGTCCATTTCACCTTCTGGTAATCTGGCTCATGGCTCATTATCTGGCATATGGTTGTCATTCATTCGGTAGCCCTTTTAAAATGAACTCTTATTGAATGAACATTGTCTCCAGGGTGTGTACTGCTGTGTTTTGTTGTGCTGTGTTTCTCTTGCAGGTCAGAATTGATGTTCATTTCTGTGGCGTTAACTTCGCTGATGTTTTGCTCTGTCGTGGTCAGTATCAGGAAAAGCTCCCTCTTCCCTTTACACCTGGTGAGTATGGGGGACTAAGGGACTATTTCAGGAAAGAAGAATTCTGAGCCTTCAGAGCACGTGCCTCTTCTCAGACATTCCTCTCCACTCTCTGCCAGGCTTGATCAGTCAGGTCGCTGTTATTTATGTCACCATCATTGTTAGAGCAACCACCTCAGGACCCTTCCCCTGCAGGCCTAATGTGTCCCCAGCTTAGCATTGTACCAATCCATAGATGACACTCAGTGGTCTAGTTagattttctgttgctgtgataaaccactcTGACCACACTTCATCAGGAATCCAAGCAGAAACGAGGGAGCAATCCGGAATGCTCTTAGGCATATATTCAGCTATCCTTCTTATATTGCCCAGGCCTATCTGCCTAGAGATGGTACCACTCCCAGTGGTCTGgacccttctacatcaattagcaatcaagaaaatgccccacagacatgcccgcAGGGCAGTCTGACTGAGGCAAACCCATAATTGAGACTCCCTCAGATACTTGTGGGCTGTGTCAAGTCGACAGCCAGTGCTAACGAGGACATTCACTAActactttaaaatgaataaatgggcAACTGTTTACACTGTGTTGTGTTCTCCAGAATTCTTTTCTGTTAACCCTAGTCAGTCCTTTGCTTTCTTAGCGTTACCTCAGTTTCAGTTTTTCTCTGAAGGATCTCGACCATGCAGCTACGATCCGTAACCTCATCAGCACAGACCTTAAGAAGCTTAATGCAGAAGGCCCAAAAGGAAGAATAGGAAGGCAAAAGTTTAGACCTGTCTGAGAAGCCCACTGTCTGAATTTTATTGTGCTCTATCTGGTTATTTTTAGaccatttttggtttttcaagaggggatttctctgtgtagttctgactgtcctggaacttactctatggaccaggctgacctcgaactcacagagatctatccacctgtgcctcccaagtgctgggtttaaaggcatgaaccaccccCTTACCGCCCGGCTATTTTTAGACCTTTAGTGCATGGATAAATgcctgatttttgttgttgaagtttATTTAAGGAGATTTAAGTAGAGCTTAGTATGTTTATAGTACATACATTTTTTATAGGGATAAATATAAAGATTATAGTGATTGCATGATTGCAACATAGCTgttatgtttgggttttttggttgtaTGTTAATACTGGGACCcagttctttctgtttgtgtttgcTGAGAGAGTAGACCAGTGGACAATGTGAGGATTAAGTTATTCCCCTGGCCGAGCAAGTAGGAAATATATAGCTATTAGGTTCATAAATTTCAGAGGTGTACAAAGAAAGGGCAGATGACACTAATGCCTCCCTCCTGTCCGCATAAACACAGGTCATGTCCTTGAGGATCTCCTCACAGTTCAGCAAAGGACACATGGCAACAGATAAATATAATCTGGTGGTCATGGTAATTGGGGTTGTATAGAAGCCCAATGGCCCAGTGGTCAGGGTCAAAAGTACCTGTGTGCCAGTGAGTCTCTGTGCTTTTGCATATTCCTGAAATGATCTAGGTTAAGAGTTGGgacaaggctgggcagtggtggcgcatgcctttaatctcagcacttggcaggcagaggcaggcagatttctgaatttgaggccagcctggcctacagagtgagttctagaacagccagggctacacagagaaaccctgtctcgatttaaaaaagaaaaaaaaaagttgggacaACCATAACTTATGTGTTGTGATCATGAAATCTTATGCTTATTGTGCTGGGTTTTTACACTTAGTTAAGATGATGGGCATTGATAACGGAACAGCTCCCAAAAGGAGGAGGTAGTCTGTTGGTCATGTTTCCTGTGTGCAGGATGCCAGGCTCCAAAGATAAcctacatttccttttttttttaatgatttatttatttactttatatctttgagtacattgtagctgtcttttttttttttctgaaagttttatttattgttatatgtaaatacactgtagctgtcttcagacacaccagaagagggcgtcaggatctcattacagatggttgtgagccaccatgtggttgttgggaattgaacccaggacgtctagaagagcaatcagtgttctcaactgctatccagttttttgtttgtttgtttgtttgtttgagatgggctttctctgtgtagccctgaccatcctggaactagcttgtagaccaggctggccttgagctcctgagtgctgagattaaaggtatgtgtcaccacagcCCAATTAGTAACCTAATCTTTAAATGTTTTAGGATTGGAGTTTTCTGGTACTGTCTTAGAGACAGGAGCAGATGTCAACACTGTGAAAAAGGTAAATTGGATAAAACCCCAGTGTGTGTATAGCTGTGAGAGATGTGCTAATTCAACCCAGAAAGTCTGGCTTTTCTTGGCCTTTGCCATGTGAATAagttagaagagaaagaatgaattttGAATGAGGAGGTTGGGGGACTTGGTGGAAGTTTCTGGCCTTATTAAACTCTTTATGATGAATATAAGGCAATATTTGGTCTTTAGTTATTGAAACGATAAAGGATTTTTAAGTTTGAATCGTAAGTGGAAGAAAATAGTCACAGGAATTCTAATTCCTACTAACTTTTCTTTCCTTGGCTCGCTTGATAAAAATATGCTTATTGGCTTGGTAGCCTCCTGGCTATTTTGAGAAGTGCTGTTTTGGTTTTAAACCGGAAATGAGCTCCGAATAGATATTAAGCTGTGTCTTGTGGGTCAGAACTGTGTGTTTTGGAATACAAGGCCATGCATTTGAACATATGTTCTCTTCCCTCCAGGGAGATCGAGTTATTGGAGTGAGTAACTTTTATGCTATGGCCGAGCAGTGCGTCATCGACCAGAaggtatctctgactcttggcACTGATGGACACTTgggcatttctttttctccactgTTCTCTCTAGTttccttgtctctcttcctcaCGTCATCCTCTCCTCCTTTTGCATTTGTCTCACTTCATCGTGTTTCTTGAccaagcagggtttttttttttttcttcaaatgctAACCTTCTGGACAGCCCTTGTCCAGAGTTTTGTttgtgtagaatttttttttccttcgttGGTCATTCATTTGGACCATATTTATTGAGTTATGGTTGAAAAACTGGTTTAGCACATTGAGTTGGATTATCATGAATAAAGCTCGTGGAAGTGGTCTGAGCTGGGGTGAGCAGGATGTGAATGGTGCCCCCTAGTGGGGCATGTTATATGGATCCCATCCAACTTTACTGggatatattttacataatacaCAATTCACCCTGTGACAGCACAGTACCCCACAACCTAATTCCCCATCAATTGTCTCCTTTTTGAGCAGATGCCAGCCTTATGGGTTTGAAGTCTGACACACCCAGGTCCTAAACCCTATTTTGGCTTGGTTGGTCCAGACTTGTACTTCTTAATAGGTGATGATAGACATATGCTTTCCATTGCAAATTACTCACCCAATCAAATCGTAAGGTTTGCTGGGCAGCCTATGTAACCAGCTACACATGTTTACTGCCAGTCACTGTTATTTCTTTGTACAGAGCCTGTGGAAGATACCAGAAAATGTCTCTTTGCAAGACGCCACAGTCCTACCAGTATCTTACGGCACAGCTATTTTGGCTCTAGGTCATCGGGCCCGTATCCAGCCCGGGTAAGGACTACATAGGAGCAGAGGGTTAGGTgatgttttttttctgttattagaAATGTTTCACAGGGCCTTGCTTGAAGCCCAGCCTGGTGGTGTCCTTGGTGTTCCTAGCGGTTgaaaagagaggcaggagggttaggAACCcaaggccaccctcagctacatTGTGAGTTAGATGTCAGTCTGAGCTACAGGAGACAAAAGCAGATCACAAACAAGAGCGTAGCCTACTCCCTTCCACTCTCTCGgtctcttctcttcttgcttttccCTGTGCTTCTCTTCAGCTCAAGTTCTTTTAAGTTGAGGAAAGGCAAAAGAGCAGTGACTTTGGATACTGGAGACTGGGTACAGATCATCCTTTTGCCATTAAATGGTTTGGCAAAGTAGTTCTCTTGAATTTGGGGTTTATTCATAGGACTACTTCATATTTATAGacgatttatttttattttattttattttattttactttttgagacagggccttgttGTGTAGCTCAGCCTGGCCTAGGACAACTTACATAGTCCAGGTTAACTTCAAACTCAAGAGCTACATTGttagccttcagagtgctgggattataggcatgtaccatcactccTAGGTGGAGGTTGGTTTATAGCTCCCTATCGGCTTACCAGAGGTTATGTGCTTCTGTGGTTATACCAATtaggatctatctatctatctatctacctacctatctatctatctatctacctacctacctacctatctatctatctatctatctatctatctatctatctatctacctatctacctacctatctacctacctacctatctatctatctatctatctatctatctatctatctatctatctatctatctataattaaTCGatctgagacagcatttctctgtgtaaccctagttGTTGTAGaacttaactctgtagaccatgctatcattgaactcacagagatctgcctgttgtgcctcccaagtgctgggtattaaaggtgtgtgctaccacctccTGGCTATGGATGTTTTAAACTTAAAAGTTCTGAAATCTTCCCTTTACTTGGGAAACTGGCTCTTGATCTGTTTAGAGAGCTGGCCTTCAGAGATGTTCCCCACTAGTAGCATCATTTGAATAATGACTATTCCATGATTACCTCCTTCTTATTTTTggcggtggggggtggggggagacaaggtttctctgtgtagccctggctatcctggaactcactctgaagaacaagctggcctcaaactcagaaatccgcctgcctctgcctctcaagtgctgggattaaaggcgtgtgccaccaatgcctggcgaTTACCTCCTTCTTAAATCAGGTAGTGCTGAGTATGAAAATGGCTATAGGTCAAAATTTCTGAAACATGCATTGATGAACCATTGCTACTGCCTTGAGAGAGAGGCTATCTAGAAGGTTTGAGAGACCTTAGGAAGGCTCCAGAACCAGACTAGATTAGCCCTGATCTGGAAGTCATATGTATGTCCCGCCCCTCAAGCCAAGCCTGGAGATTGGATTTACGTGACATTTTGAATAAAAGGGtctctacctttttttttgttttgttttgttttgttttgttttgtttttttgattttttgagacagggtttctttgtttaaccttggctgtcctggaactcactctgtagaccaggctgctgcctctgcctcccaaatgctgggattaaaaggcgtgcaCCTCTACCATTTTTGCTGTCAGATACATTAGTCTGTGTCCCAGGAATTTTAACTTTGGGTGAGCTTTGAAGGTTTCTGCAGTAACATTTATCTTCCCTTGGCACAGAGAAACTGTTTTAGTGACAGCAGCTGCCGGAGCCACAGGCCTCGCAGTGATAGACATGGCGACAAATGTGTTCCGCGCCAAGGTATTTGCCTGTAGAATCTCCATTAAAAACTAACTCCAGTGTTTAGGTATAAAATATATGGGTTCACTCATCAAGTATTATGGAAAGGGCATTGGGGGCATGTCGGGCATCATCTTGAGGTCTGCCTGCTTTCCTACTAAATGGAGACCTCACAGGGTATGGCTTGGCTTTTCTGGTGCCGGCATCTGGCAAGGGCTGCCTCCCACAGTGGCCTCCTCCCACTGTGGCCTCCTCCCACCGTGGCCTCCTCCCACCGTGGCCTCCTCCCACCGTGGCCTCCTCCCACCGTGGCCTCCTCCCACCGTGGCCTCTGCACATGCTCTTTTTCTTTACATGCTGCGCCGTGATTAAGATTAAACTCACGTCACCTTTTCAGGTCTCTCAGTCCTCAGGCTAGGTCAGTTTCCCCTCCTTACATGTTATAAGAGGTCTCCTAGCACCCTGTGCTTTTATTTCTTAGTGCTTCACAGTGTGATTGCCACTGTAGGTCAGTGTCTCCCTTCCTGCATTGTCATCCTCATGAAGGCAAGGGAAATGTCTGCATGGCTCAGGACTAGTCCCAGCAGCTACCATGGTACCTGGAACATAGTATATACTTGAGGTATTTTTCTGAATCAAGTGATGAATggctaaataaatgaatggaagatGAGCCAAGTCTTTACAGGGGCCCTCTTGGGGGCTGCATGGGTCAAAGAAAGACTCCGAGGAAGAGCATCCTATGAGTCAGAGAAAAATCTTAAAGGATCAGAAGGGAGGTCCCCATCTAAGCTCTGCTTCCAGCTTAAAGCATCTGTGGCCTTTGTAAAATGTCGCTTCCATAGAGCTGCTGGAATATTGAGATTCTACATGCAATGTGCCTATCAGAGGTATGGTGTGTCAGTACTCGTCTCTTAATAAGTCCTGCTATTGTTAGACACTGAGtgggaagaaacaaaattaacttttGGAATTGTCATTTATTGAGGCTGAGAGCTCAGGCGGGCAAGGAGAACTGTCTTGGCCATATTGAGTGCAAAGTTCTTGTGGTACATGTggctgggatggagagatagcaCTAGAAATAGAAGTTGATGGTGTTGGATTGGCCTCTCCTCTCTCACCTTGGTCTCCTTGGGAAGGAGATGTGAGGTCTGAGAATGACTTCAGGGGCTCTGAGGTTTCTTGTGGAATACTAGCACATTTCATGTTATCAGGAAGGGCTTTTAGCTCTTGGAGAGAGATCATGATTAGTCTTCACATctacttagcatttttttttaaagatttatttattattatatgtaagtacactgtagttgtcttcagacacaccagaagagggcatcagatctcattatggatggttgtgagccaccatgtggttgctgggatttgaactcaggacctttggaatatctgtcagtactcttaaccgctgagccagctctccagccctacttaGCATTTTTTTAAGAAGATAAAATTATACTATTTATTTAGTTCTAAGAGATTAAATAGAAAATTTGCTTCAGATTTTCAAATTCAGATACTAAAATTCATCTGAGCTAAAACTTCTTTTGAAGCaaaaagtcttttaaatataagtcaacaaaagtaaaagttaaaaatgtcTCCATGTCACCTACTCTGCAAAGGTCATTTGGTCACACCTTCCCTGCACAGTGTCGCGTACTGCTTCCAGAGTGCCTCCAAAGCAATTATCTTAACTTCACTCTTACATGTCCCTGGGAGATGAGTCCTCTAAGTGTTTATTGTCTCTACTTCACAGATCAAGAAAGTGAAGCACCAAGAGAGAAAGTAATTCACATGCTCTGTAGGTCTGTGCCCGGGGTCAGGGACTTGGTCCTGCTCTGTAGGTCTGTGCCCGGGGTCAGGCACTTGGTCCTGCTCTGTAGGTCTGTGCCCGGGGTCAGGGACTTGGTTCTGCTCTGTAGGTCTGTGCCCGGGGTCAGGGACTTGGTCCTGCTCTGTAGGTCTGTGCCCGGGGTCAGGCACTTGGTCCTAGTCTGTTGTCTGTTCACCATGGCCTTATGTGGGAATAGCCCTCAGTGAACTGTGCTGTTTAAAGGGGTGTACTAGCAAGCATTTGAAAGTAGCTTTCAGTTCTAAATAGTTATGGATGAGCCGAAATCTTTTATGGACACCGATGTTCTTCAGTATctgaatacaatttttttaacattccaaagattttatttaataacaaattAACAGCTCAAAGAGAATTACAAATAGTTGAAAATGGTCAGTAGGATGGGGTACTAGTCATGAGGCTGGGCCTGACTCCATTGCCTAGGCCGCCTCAATCTCCTGATTCTCCCTTTCAGCCTTGTAGACAGATGTCTAGGCACACACCGCTGTGACTGGCTCTGCACTGTGTTCTCATGGGTCAGACTCGTGGGTAGTGCAGGTTGAATACCCCTAGTCCAAACAGCTCTACTTTGCAGTACTTAAATTTGAAAATCTTTTGAGTGCTTTGAAGATAGATTGTTCTGTCCCTGTGCTTGTGAGTCAGGTTGTAGTAAAAACACAGGCATGGCTTAGCAGGAACGACTTAGTGGTAGAGCAATTGATTGGCATGTGCAAGGNNNNNNNNNNAGCTTCTTTGTCTCCAGGGTGGTTTATAATATAGTCCTGTGTTCTGAGCCTTGGAAGGCTGGGGAAGGAAACTAGAGGCCTGCCCTCACTGCATAGCAATATCCTGTCCCAAAGAAACTAGGCAAGCCACCCtcctcaaaacaacaagaaagggTCCCCAAACTAACAGTCAGACCAAGATTGCCTTCAGGCTACGCGAGCGCAGGCTCTGAGCATCACCTTGGACTCCGTGGTGGGTGTTCTCTCTGCCAAGGCAACTCTAGGTGATGCTTCAATGCTTGCAGCTTTGGAACTTTTCAGATCCTGAACTTGCCACGCATCTGTGCCATACGCCTTGGGCCTGAGGCATGGTTCTCCCCATGGAAAGCAGAGGGAATAAAGTCAGGCATGCACTTTGGAGGAAGGTGGCACTCTTGGCTTTGAGAGCTGCTCTGCTACCCACTACTTGGGTGACCCTGGCTCAGGTGCTCCATTGCTCTCTCTGAGTCTATAACTCTGCAGTAATGGAGTGGCAGTTATTTTGCCTCCCCTGTGATGTTCCTCTGACATGTAAATAGAGTAAGCAATTGCATATGTCTGACAACAGCTGAAACTTATCTAACActaacccccaacccccaggaacTTTGCAGTCAGTGTTCCATTTTAGaaggactttcttttttcttttttcttttgactgaTAAGGTAGCTGAGACCCAGGGCCACACTGTCTGGCCATGCAGAGGTTAAGTGTGTGGAGTCTGGGTTAAGT
This region includes:
- the LOC116102110 gene encoding quinone oxidoreductase-like protein 2 isoform X4, which produces MAARLGARCLPPAWLCRQAWQGQGRHYRAALCTELKQPLTIQEVAPHPVRPQEVRIDVHFCGVNFADVLLCRGQYQEKLPLPFTPGLEFSGTVLETGADVNTVKKGDRVIGVSNFYAMAEQCVIDQKSLWKIPENVSLQDATVLPVSYGTAILALGHRARIQPGS